A genomic stretch from Desulfotignum balticum DSM 7044 includes:
- a CDS encoding DEAD/DEAH box helicase family protein has product MTSTDNFLDEMKLFFGDPGDFLLGQKISVSRGFSLFHHQADVLDSIQAERARGGTSFLVVLPTGTGKTEILIADYAREHKAGRAARALVMVPTRQLREDHAHKFRNRLPDHGLPAASSSWPPAPCSTKAGIPPGHP; this is encoded by the coding sequence ATGACATCCACGGACAATTTCCTGGATGAGATGAAACTGTTTTTCGGCGATCCCGGCGACTTTCTGCTGGGCCAGAAGATCAGCGTGTCCCGGGGATTCTCCCTGTTCCATCACCAGGCAGATGTTTTGGACAGCATCCAGGCGGAACGGGCCAGAGGCGGCACCAGCTTTCTGGTGGTGCTGCCCACGGGCACGGGCAAAACCGAAATCCTGATTGCCGACTATGCCAGAGAGCACAAGGCAGGCCGGGCCGCCCGGGCCCTGGTCATGGTGCCCACCCGGCAGCTGCGGGAGGACCATGCACACAAGTTTCGAAACCGCCTGCCCGACCATGGCCTGCCGGCCGCATCCAGTTCCTGGCCACCTGCTCCCTGCTCAACGAAGGCTGGGATTCCCCCCGGACATCCGTGA